A stretch of DNA from Nitrospira sp. KM1:
TGGTCTGCTCGCTTGAAATCCTTCCGTCGTTTTGCCTCAGCGCGCTCGGCTATTTGAGCTTCAATCTCGGCAACCGACTGCTCTTCGGATCCGGATCGCGCTTTGCCCGTATATTCCCAACCATCCGCCTGAAATAGCCCCAAGACGGCACCTAGTGAACGAAACGCATCCCGTGCACGGCGTCTTTCCTGAGTCGAGAGTCCTTCGGACAGTGATTTGTTCACCTCGCTACGAAGCATTTGGAGCTCAGCGAGAGCGACAGGCGTGTTGAGATCGTTATCCATTCCGTTGTCGAATGACCGTCCCGTATCGTTAAGCGCCTCAAGAAGACGCCCTTCTGATTGCGGCGAGGCCGGTCCGGGTTCGGCGAGTCGAGCAAACAGATCGTAAAATCCGTCCAAGGCTTGCTTGGCATCATGCAGCCCTTGATCAGAAAATTCGAGCGGGCTGTGGTAGTGAGTGGAAAGGAGAAAATATCTGAGTATCTCTCCCGTGACGAAGTCCGACCAATTGGATTTCTCAAAAATCTCTCTGATAGTAAAAAAGTTGCCGAGGGATTTCGACATTTTCTCGCGATTCACCTGCACAAACCCATTGTGGACCCAATAACGGGCGAACTCTTTCCCGGTTGCTGCACAGGACTGTGCGATCTCATTTTCGTGATGAGGAAAGATCAAATCCATCCCTCCTCCATGGATATCGAATGTCTCTCCCAAGTGTTTGATCGACATGGCCGAACATTCAATATGCCACCCAGGTCGACCTGGCCCCCAGGGGCTAGGCCACGAAGGCTCGCCGGGTTTTCGGTGCTTCCACAATGCAAAGTCCATCGGATGCCGTTTGCGCTCATCAATTTCTACCCTGGCGCCAGCCTGAAGATCTTCCGGCCGTCGCTTGGAAAGTCGCCCATAGGCGGGATAGGCGTCGACTTGGAAATACACATCGCCATTAAGTTGATAGGCAAACCCCTTGCGCACCAAGGTGTCAGTCAGGGATACGATATCCTGCATATGGTCGGTGGCTTTCGGCTCTCGTGAAGCGTGAGCGATTCCAAGCCGATGCATGTCGTCATGATACGCGTCAATATATTTACTCGTCAGCTCTTCCCATGACACCTCCAGTTGCTGGGCCCGTCCGATGATCTTATCGTCCACGTCGGTGAAGTTCTTAACGAACGTCACAGCATAGCCCGACCGTTCAAGATGGCGCCGTAGGACCTCGAACACAAGCGCGCTTCGTGCGTGACCGACGTGGCAATAGTCGTAGACGGTCACTCCGCACACATACATTCGGACGTGCTTGGGCTCAAGGGATTCGAAAGGCTCTTTGACACCCGTGAGCGTATTGAATAGTTTCAACATCGAAAGACTAGACCTTGCGCTGCGACCCTCGCTTAGGCCAATGCGACCACAGAAAATATCCAAGCACTATGACGAGGCCGACCCCGATCACAATGTCGAAGCGATGGAAATATTCCCGTAGACTGTCCCACTGTTCGCCCATGCGAAGCCCGATATATGCCAACAGGTAGCACCACGGCAGCGCACCGATAAAGGTAAATGCCACGAAGCGGGGAAAGTTCATCCTTGCAATACCCGCCGGGAGAGAGATGAAGGTGCGAATCACTGGCATCATTCGACTGAAACACACTGCCGCGTCCCCGTAGCGGGCGAACCAACGATCGGCCAGATCCAAATCTTTCTGCGAGATAAGCATGTAAGGGCCATACTGCTCTACAAAAGGACGCCCGCCCCATACCCCGACATAGTAAGCGACTATCGAACCGAGCACATTCCCCACCGCACCGGCGAAAGTCACGCCCCACAAAGTGAATTGCCCGGTTGTAACCAGGTAGCCAGCAAACGGCATGATGATTTCACTGGGGAGTGGAATGCAGGCGCTCTCAATGGCCATGGTAACCAACACCCCGACATAACCGAAAGATGAGATCATGGCGATGACGAATCGGCTCAGTTCCGCGATGATACTTTCGATCAGCTGTCCCATCTGCTTCAGCCCCTCTTTCTTGTTGGCTCGCCGGCTTGACGGCGTCTAGGGCGAGAACCACCGCGAAGAACTGGCTCCCAGGACCTGAACCGATCAAGGACGCCGTAATGCGTGCTATCGAGATAAATCGGCGTGAGGGAGACTGAGCCCTCAGCTATCGCTTCATGATCTGCATCCTTATTACGGCTCCAAGATATCCGAGTCCCGGCTATCCAGTAATAGGTCCGCCCGTGTGGATCGATTTTTTCAACAATGGGATTGTCAAAACGCCGCCTGCTCAGGCAGGTGATGCGAACACCTGGAATAGAACTGGCGGGACAATCTGGAATGTTCAGATTGATGAGCGTTTCTTCCGGAAGGCCTTGCTTCAAGATCAGTCGCGCGACACGAACGGCGAAATGAGCCCCGACATCGAAGCGGAATCTGTCCTTCCCCTCTTGCGATACGGCCATGGAAGGAATGCCAAGAATCGTGCCCTCAACCGCAGCGGAAACAGTTCCAGAATAGAGAACATCATCACCCAAGTTTACGCCCTTATTAATGCCCGAAACCAACAGATGCGGCTTCGAACGCATGATCGTGGCCAGAGCAAGGTTTACGCAATCGACGGGCGTTCCGTTGATTGCATAGACGCGCTTTCCAAATTGATGGACTCGCAACGGCTTATGCAACGTGACGGCATGCGCCACCGCTGTCCGTTCCCGGTCCGGCGCGACCACCCATACCTCAGCCACTCGCGCGAGAGCCTTCGCCAGTGCAGAAAGTCCCGCGGAATGTATCCCGTCATCATTCGTGACGAGAATCCGTATGCGGCTGCTAGACATAAAAAAAGCTGCTCATGGCAGCTCCATTTCCTAACTCAATTTGTTCTCTGCAGACTCGAAACACCGTGAATACACAACGGCGCACTTTGGTCGGGGCGAGCCGATTTGAACGGCCGACCACTCGCACCCCAAGCGAGTACGCTACCGGGCTGCGCCACGCCCCGACTGAAGACATTCTCGTTTCGTATTGTGTCCTTGAACAGACCTGGATTGCAACCCGTCCAGGTAAGAAATCCAGTCCGTCATGATGCTAGGCAGAATGAGATTCGAGCATTTTCAGAATGGCTTGCAAATTTCCACGCAGCTTCTGGGCCAGCTCTTTAGGCCTCATTTTATGGGCCGAAACCCTGCCACGCCTCGCCCAGTATCGTTTGACACCCTCGATCGTATGCCCCTCATCGTAGAGCATGCGCTTGATCTCAAGAACGGTCTCCACATCGCGCCGTTCGTACAAGCGCTGATTTCCTCGACTCTTTTTTGGTTTGAGGAAAGGAAACTGAGATTCCCAAAATCGCAAGACATAAGCCGGGAGCTTGGTCACATGACTGACTTCACCGATTTTGTAGAAGACCTTACTTCCCAGCCGGGGTTCATTCCCCATGACCGGTCCTCGCGGCAGGCTAATGGAGGTGAGTAAACGATTTATGAATTGACGTATTTCTTGAATACCTGACTGGGACGAAACGTGACGACGCGCCGGGGGGTAATGCCAATTTCCTCTCCTGTTCGTGGATTTCGGCCTTTCCGAGCGCCCTTGCTTCTGACGACAAAATTTCCAAATCCTGCAATTTTTACCGATTCGCCCTTTTGCAATACCGCCTTGAGCATATTCAGGACCAGCTCAACAATATCTGCGGCCTCGTTCTTAGAAATTCCCACTTGTTTATATATTTCATTCGCAATGTCGGCCTTTCTCATGCGTCCCCCTTACGCAACTCTCTCAGGGCTATTTTCACCTCGGAAAGATGAGAGCCACTTTCGCTATAAGTTACGTGAGGTTACGGGGGCTGTCAAGGACAAATTCCGTGGTGGGGAACCGGAGGGCAATCCTCGGCAAGAAGTTTATATTCAATGCTGTCCGCCAAAGCCTGCCAACTGGCCTCCATCACGTTCTCTGAAACTCCTACGGTTCCCCATTTATCCTTATGATCACCGGATTCAATGAGTACCCTGACTTTTGATTCAGTTCCGCGGTTGGCCGATAGAACACGGACTTTATAATCGAGTAGCTTCACTTCTCGAAGTTGCGGATAAAATTTCTCAAGAGCCTTCCGGAGGGCATGGTCCAATGCGTTGACAGGTCCCTTTCCCACCGCCGCAGCATGCTCGACGACTTCTCCAACCCTTACCATAACGGTCGCCTCCGATAAGGGCGACCCATCGTCTTGCTTCTTTTCGATGATGACGCGAAAGCCAAGCAACTGGAATGAAGGTTTGTGAGTACCCATCGCCTTTCGCATCAACAATTCGAAGGAACCTTCCGCTCCTTCGAACTGGTAGCCCTCATTTTCGCGATCCTTGAGGGTCTCGACCAGTTCTTGGACCTTCGAGTGGTCTCGAGAGAGCTTGATCCCGTAAGATTCGATTTTTTCCAGCAATCCGCTGCGTCCCGCATAGTCAGAAACCAGCATGCGCTGTCTATTTCCAACACGAGTCGGATCAATGTGTTCGTATGTGGCCGGATTTTTTAGTACGGCATGGATATGAACTCCCCCTTTGTGTGCAAAGGCCGCATCACCTACATAGGGTTGATGTTTATTCGGCATCAAATTAGCGATTTCGGTCACAAATCCCGAGACGTCCTTTAAGCGGTCAAGCCGGTCACCCAAGGCTTTCCGATCCATCTTCAACTGGAGATTAGGAATAATGGACGTCAGATTGGCATTTCCACAGCGTTCACCGATTCCGTTGATAGTTCCCTGTACCTGCACCACACCGGTTTCAACGGCAATGAGGGAGTTCGCCACGGCCATCTCACAATCATTATGGGCGTGAATGCCTAATGGAATAGACACTTCTTTTTGAACCGTCTGACAGATCTTCTTGATTTCCCATGGCATCGTTCCTCCATTGGTGTCGCAGAGGACGAGGCGTTCTGCTCCCGCAGCTGCAGCGGCACGTATGGTCTTCATGGCATAGTCAGGGTTCGCCTTAAAGCCGTCGAAAAAATGCTCTGCGTCGTAGAAGACTCTTCGGCCTTTACCGCGCAGAAATTCGATTGAATCTCCGATGAGTTCGAGATTGCTCGCCAAGGATATTCCAAGTGCGTCAGTGACCTGAAAGGTCCAGCTTTTACCGAAAATGGTGATGATTTGTGTCTCAGCCGAAAGCAGCGCCTGAATTGTGGGATCCCTTTTGACTGGATTACTGGCCTTCCGCGTCGAACCGAACGCCACGATCGCGGCGTGCTGGAGTGGGATGCTTTTCATCATC
This window harbors:
- the cysS gene encoding cysteine--tRNA ligase — its product is MLKLFNTLTGVKEPFESLEPKHVRMYVCGVTVYDYCHVGHARSALVFEVLRRHLERSGYAVTFVKNFTDVDDKIIGRAQQLEVSWEELTSKYIDAYHDDMHRLGIAHASREPKATDHMQDIVSLTDTLVRKGFAYQLNGDVYFQVDAYPAYGRLSKRRPEDLQAGARVEIDERKRHPMDFALWKHRKPGEPSWPSPWGPGRPGWHIECSAMSIKHLGETFDIHGGGMDLIFPHHENEIAQSCAATGKEFARYWVHNGFVQVNREKMSKSLGNFFTIREIFEKSNWSDFVTGEILRYFLLSTHYHSPLEFSDQGLHDAKQALDGFYDLFARLAEPGPASPQSEGRLLEALNDTGRSFDNGMDNDLNTPVALAELQMLRSEVNKSLSEGLSTQERRRARDAFRSLGAVLGLFQADGWEYTGKARSGSEEQSVAEIEAQIAERAEAKRRKDFKRADQIRHELSARGIILEDRSDGTSRWKR
- a CDS encoding DedA family protein, coding for MGQLIESIIAELSRFVIAMISSFGYVGVLVTMAIESACIPLPSEIIMPFAGYLVTTGQFTLWGVTFAGAVGNVLGSIVAYYVGVWGGRPFVEQYGPYMLISQKDLDLADRWFARYGDAAVCFSRMMPVIRTFISLPAGIARMNFPRFVAFTFIGALPWCYLLAYIGLRMGEQWDSLREYFHRFDIVIGVGLVIVLGYFLWSHWPKRGSQRKV
- the surE gene encoding 5'/3'-nucleotidase SurE, with protein sequence MSSSRIRILVTNDDGIHSAGLSALAKALARVAEVWVVAPDRERTAVAHAVTLHKPLRVHQFGKRVYAINGTPVDCVNLALATIMRSKPHLLVSGINKGVNLGDDVLYSGTVSAAVEGTILGIPSMAVSQEGKDRFRFDVGAHFAVRVARLILKQGLPEETLINLNIPDCPASSIPGVRITCLSRRRFDNPIVEKIDPHGRTYYWIAGTRISWSRNKDADHEAIAEGSVSLTPIYLDSTHYGVLDRFRSWEPVLRGGSRPRRRQAGEPTRKRG
- a CDS encoding MerR family transcriptional regulator, which encodes MGNEPRLGSKVFYKIGEVSHVTKLPAYVLRFWESQFPFLKPKKSRGNQRLYERRDVETVLEIKRMLYDEGHTIEGVKRYWARRGRVSAHKMRPKELAQKLRGNLQAILKMLESHSA
- a CDS encoding integration host factor subunit alpha, coding for MRKADIANEIYKQVGISKNEAADIVELVLNMLKAVLQKGESVKIAGFGNFVVRSKGARKGRNPRTGEEIGITPRRVVTFRPSQVFKKYVNS
- the cimA gene encoding citramalate synthase, which produces MRSRRATSSPSVKTRRTDATISSDAIRSRRLAHLEIYDTTLRDGAQAEDVSFSAEDKVRVAQKLDELGVTFIEGGWPGANPKDIEFFRMMKSIPLQHAAIVAFGSTRKASNPVKRDPTIQALLSAETQIITIFGKSWTFQVTDALGISLASNLELIGDSIEFLRGKGRRVFYDAEHFFDGFKANPDYAMKTIRAAAAAGAERLVLCDTNGGTMPWEIKKICQTVQKEVSIPLGIHAHNDCEMAVANSLIAVETGVVQVQGTINGIGERCGNANLTSIIPNLQLKMDRKALGDRLDRLKDVSGFVTEIANLMPNKHQPYVGDAAFAHKGGVHIHAVLKNPATYEHIDPTRVGNRQRMLVSDYAGRSGLLEKIESYGIKLSRDHSKVQELVETLKDRENEGYQFEGAEGSFELLMRKAMGTHKPSFQLLGFRVIIEKKQDDGSPLSEATVMVRVGEVVEHAAAVGKGPVNALDHALRKALEKFYPQLREVKLLDYKVRVLSANRGTESKVRVLIESGDHKDKWGTVGVSENVMEASWQALADSIEYKLLAEDCPPVPHHGICP